The Ictidomys tridecemlineatus isolate mIctTri1 chromosome 1, mIctTri1.hap1, whole genome shotgun sequence DNA window tggtaatggaacccatttgacccagctatcccactccttggtttatacccaaaggacttaaaaacagcatactacagggacacagccacattaatcataattaatgattatagcagcacaattcacaatagctaaactgtggaaccaacctagatgcctatcagtagatgaatggataaagaaaatgtggtatatatacacaatggaatattactcagcattaaaagagaataacatcatgacatttgcaaatggatggagttggagaatgtaatgctaagtgaagttagccaatcctcccctaaaataaaaaaaaatgctgaatgttttctctgatataatgaggctgattcatggtggtTTGGggagggaagcatgggaggattagaggaagTCTAGATAGGCAAAGAGGTGGTAGGCAAAGAGAGAGGGCACGGGgttaaaaaagatggtggaatgttatggtcatcattaccctaaatacatgtatgaaaacatgaatggtgtgaatatactttgtatacaacaaaagatatgaaaaattgtgttatatatgtataatataagttgtaatgcattctgctgtgatattgcagcacaacttttcatttctctggttgtacaagacGTAGCATTGCACATTATGTGCATTCacacatgtatctagggtaatgatgtccatctcatttcaccatcttttcttcccttccctcactTTCCTAACCTTTGTCCAATCAAagctcctccatttttcccaagcccccctccattatggatcagcatccacttatcagagagaacattcaggtttggggggattggcttacttcacttagcatgatattctttgaCACCATCCATTTTATctcagtcagaatgacagttatcaagaatacaaacaacatagctaatcccaaagaaacaaatgctgaatgttttctctgatataaggtgactgactcatagtggaatagggagggagagcatgggaggaatagaagaactctagataggggaaaggggtgggagaggaagggagagggcagagggttagcaatgatggtggagtatgatggacatcattatccaaagtacatgtatgaagacacaaattggtgtgaatacacttcatatacaaccaaagatataaaaattgtgctctatgtgtgtaatatgaattgtaatgcattccactgtcatttattttttaaaaatcaataaaataataaaatgttttaaagcaaagttttcatgttcagaaaattttcaaaaaaggatataaaatgggTTAGTTTGAGATGTTAGTGTTTCTTCAACTGCCTagtttaaaattccttctcctttaTGAAGCAACAGCTGGGAGcagttgaaaaaaaagaatacaaacaaaataagtgTTTGTGAGGAAgcagggaaaaggcacactcatacattgctagtgggactgcagattggagcaactaatttggaaagcagtatggagattccttggaaaacttggaatggaaccacaatttaacccagctatcccactcctcaatctaCACTCAAGGCCATTACCCCATCAGGGGAAAAACCCAGGATTAGCAGAGCTAGAAAGGCTAGGGTTGGGCACTGTTCTTATGCAGAACTAAGCTAGGTCCTGTAAGTCTTGGGCTTGGATCATCCTGAAGAGGTTACAATGTGAGGTCAAGGGAGACTGGAGACACTGTCTGGTGCTCACATGGAATCCCAGGCCTCCACCTGCACCTTCTGCTGTCCTAACCAAAATTGCTCCCACATTTCCAACCTTCCCCTGTCAGGAGTGCTATAGCTCCATCAAAGGTCATTGATTTAGGGCAGCAGGATTTAAAACACACCTCTGCTTCAGTCCTCCCTTTCTCAGCCCCAGTTCCTCCTTCTGCTGCATCATAATGGGGACCCCAGGCACCCTTCTTGCACACACTCTTGCTGACTGATGATGGATGGGTTCCCTTCTAGGGGGTCAGCTCCtgccccagtgcccagcacagcaCCCACTGTGCCCCAGCCCGCCTCTTCCGCTCTGCCTATTGGAAGTGTCTTTGTGCTCCCAGGCTCCCTCTTCTCCAGGAAGGCTTCTCCCACTCCAGTTGACAGAGACCTGTCATCCTCTTACCCTTGGATGCATTGCCTATGGCTTAGTTTTCTGTTGTTCAGAACAGTTCAAACTGTGACCATCACATTGTTCATGaagaatcatataattttatctgttaattaaaaataaataaatactgtacTTAGCAACCAATAAGAATAGATGGCAGCTGTCAGGCTTAAGTGACAGTCTTCAGAGGCCCCCTGCAGTGCCAAAACTCTTCAGTTCGTGGACTGTGGGGAGGCCCAGAGaatcccagggaaggggctgtgCAGCTGGAAGGGCCCCATATGCAGCCAAACAGAGGGACACTGGCAGATGAGGACAGGTAAAAGCTGTCAACAATGAGTTTGCCCATCTTGGTGAATACCAACTTAGTATAAATCCTGCcaattaccagaaaaaaatttaaaataagatttaatcttactaaaccatttttaaaaggaaaaaaaatggaaattgattGCTAAATTGTAGGTTCCAGGGCAAATGGAATCCTCAAAAGACCCTATTTCAATAAGCCTagtcaattattttcatttacaaacTTAGCAAAGAAATCCGCACTTTATCAAGCTCTCAGAGAGATTTTGATgtaaattggaaatttaaaaaccatggcCTTGCCACTTAGCTTCCTGCCCCATTTGTAAACACTTTTAAGGCAGGATTTGTTTCTTAATGCTTTGAAGGTGCGCCATGCAGAGCACATAATTTGAAATTTCAGGGTCAGGTGCTGGGGCTTAGTGGACATCCTGTCTCCATGCTCATTCAAAAGGGTCTGATTGCcaccccaaatttaaaaatatatatttatatatgcatatatatgtgcatatatatgtgtatgttttatgCAGCATGCTagaaatacatacacaaaatCTAAAATTGAGATACAATTTCTGTGGATAAAGTACTTATTACCTggaattcattttaatgtttagttTTCTGTTCTATTCTGAAGGAAGGAAGATTGGGTAGGGCTAATAAAGCTGAGCTCACAATTCAATGAGTCATATTtcacagcttcagaaacactgaTCTAGGACTCACAGCCTAGTTTGGAAGTGTCAAGATGCAGCACAGAAAATAGAAGGAggccagtagagtagaggaaggggggaGATAGGAAGGGAAAGGGTAAggatgttggccaaattatagtgttatattgtgtgcatgtatgaatatgagaATGAattctgccgaagtctggcttggcacaaatcaggagccacttgtcaaaaagaaactaactttatttttagaactacaaacgccaaacaaaacagctccagggaaaaaccctcagagcccaactgccaccaccggcttccacaagcctctctctcccacaccagcctcccaacctcccacaatcctcctcctcttgaggctgattggctgggttgcgtgggcagagccaaagaagtcacccaatgagcagctccgtggaggagccaatcagctagatgttgctggggcagctgtgagccaatcatcagctggcagtctgaagggcagggaaacagcccaatgaacatcaccgcagaggagccaatcagctagatgttgctggggcagtctgaagcttgctggcagctggaagtttgctggggcccctttggctgtggctctcaacatctccccctctctgtttaaacaacaagcatgtggcttatggaccgtgcctgccttaggttgtccaatacatatggtccttacccgtcttcggatgagctgacctcagggcgtcagcctcctgtcttaggttggtaccattgtaattggatcttaccagtcattgactaccggtccagtatacagccacacctgtggagaggtctcagcgggggggggggggtgaggttctttgcctcacctctgttgaccctcacattttagctgaatgatcatgacaagcagaagggaggaagatataccaagtcaattgacggctccttttgggaaaattgtaccaccgatgatatcatcagcaaaaataccccaacactaccacaagtcgctgcaccaacagatagttcacaatgcatataagtgacacatagttctgtaagcagttcagtgcaagtcctgtaagcagttcagtgatggctattgcagaaactgtagattagttttatctttgtcttcaccggcacagggatgaagataggaattctggcaataatgactaaagaaaaaattaggtaacattccagaagacactaaaagaaaacaattttcttaacaatttatattatcttcatcggcactgggatgaagatagaaattctggcaataatggctaaagaaaaaattaggtaacattccagaagacactaaaagaaaacaattttcttaacaatttatattatcttcatctgaagatagaaattctggcaataatggctaaagaaaaaattaggtaacatttcagaaggcactaaaagaaaacaattttcttaacaatttacattatagtgaagagaattattaaatataatgaaaacaaaaggtgagagtaaacaaacagatctgttaacctccttttttgtttacatattaaaacaattcttaacagttatttacccaatttaaattaaaccatttaaatcacgtgaataaaaaaaaaaatatttggatccatcttttcatgagcgctcatcatatatgatatatggaaatacgtacattggacatacgtacattcaaacatataacacaaaacacaagtgtgcacacataatataatacatacaacacataacataatagtaaaggccttataactttttacaggtaaaatctctattgcaatgtttaaaaactctatagtcaaaaaaaaatagaactgatcagcaaaacattaacctaggtctgtatgagctcaaaaaaataaaatagaacttcatgatatgggaaagggcaataataaaatagatattgaaaaaagcatcctggttctgtcgcagatgtaaggatagccaaattggagttttggatatcagctattatggatttgagctaaatcatcttctttttggtctgtagaaatcgctttagttaatctctctggaatccaaatcagctgctgttctccctgtggaaacacaaaaacagacccccgactccagacaatcactgggtcaggattttagttaatctctctgaaatccaaatcggctgctgttctgggtcagaaccttggttaatctctctggaatccaaatcggctgctgttcttcctgtggaaacacacaaacagacccccgattccagacaattactgggtcaggacctttccattgtcctgttagaatatctttccaaagtaccttgggcttatgtacattttttggacacatatgcctttctgcagcactaagtcctgatgaatccaaatttaaaaagtttagagtaaaaagggttattttaagtttatctttggggaatatataccccttcccaattccatctttttgctttaataagtacattttaatagtttgatgagctctttcaactatgccttgaccctgtggattgtatgggattcctgttatatgagtaatgccaaatgatgagcaaaattgtttaaaagaagtagacgtataaccaggggcattatctgtttttaactgttttggaatgcccacagtggcaaaattttgtaagcaatgagctataacatctttagttttttcgccggcatgaagggagcccatcaaaaatccagaagaagtatcaactgtaacatgcaaatattttaattttccaaattctggcaagtgtgtgacgtccatctgccaaatatggttaggcatcaatcctctaggattgactccaagattaacttgtggtaaaaaggtcacacaattttgacattgttttattatttgtctagcttgttccttagttattttaaaacgcttttgtaaagtattagcattgacatggaatctttcatgaaaatttatagcttcttctagtgtagagaaaatatgtatgtcacgtgtagttttatctgctaaatcattgcccaaactaagggctccaggcaatcctgtatgtgccctgatatgtcctataaagaatggatcttttctgtcccagattaaactttgtatagtggaaaacaaagagaaaacagtagaagaaggggaaattctaccagcatcttcaagggatactatagcattaactatatactggctatcagaaaataaattaaatacagaatctttaaacatcacaaaagtttgtaatactgcattaagctctaccttttgagctgattgtttgggtactaaaaatgtaaaagtttgatcaggtgtaactattgctgctgtaccattatttgacccatcagtgaatatatttggagcattcatgataggtgtttttcttgtcatttttggaaaaattacaggatgcaatgaccaaaaagacaataaaggattagatggtaagtggttatcaaatgaaacattagatttgcacattattattgcccaagtatttaactcattagctaattcatcaatttgattcatagtatatggagtaataattttatggggagaaattccaaacactgcctttgctgtttttattcctttgagtattaattgtcctacagcctcaggatacctagtaagaatagtgttaggagaataagataaatgtatccataataatggaccttcttgccaaaatactcctgtaggaatattttttgttggtagtacaataaataataaaggcaaacttatatcaattctatccaaatgcatatttccaTATatggagtattatggggagatacagaaggttgtatatgtccttccgctaattgttgtttgaccagatcatgggctacttgtgtcttttctttagtcaagggccactgaggaacccatactggcctttctgatttccatgtaatttttattgtctcagtggccctttgtgaaaatccaacccatgtctgtctgttccttgatctatttgtattggtgctgctatacattgttcttgtctttctaatctttttcctttcctaaaaccttgtctagccataatagtgggtgcattttgattgatattatttgttaatgtcaaacctaattgatctaagacatctcgtccccataaatttacgggaagatgatccaatacatatggctgtatagttccttcacatccttcaggatccttccaatctaatagcattgcacttctatggggattagtcgccactcctaggcctcgaagcgattgagtggcttgttgtaatggccaatgttttggccattcttgacgagagatgatgctaagatctgcacctgtatccagtagcccattaaattcatgtccttgaatatttagttttagcatgggtcgagaatctaaatttaaagaaagcatagcccaatctacacctgtggagcctaatcccttggaacctctttctacaacatgactggaaaatttatcatgtaggcttggtattattagtaactgtgctattctatctcctggtgaaattactgatataccctttggagaactggctataatttttatttcaccttcataattggaatcaattactccaggacttatcaaaagtccttttagagtagaagagctgcgtcccaataataagcctactgttcctttgggaagaggtccttttacccctgtgggaatgatttgaactcccatctctggagttagtactgatttggtggaggcgcagatgtccaaccctgcgctccctctggtttgtctgatgagggatctgatgtgctgggcactaccttgatggggttgctgggttcctccagtgctccgtatatttgtggtttggggccccggagcattggggccccctgtccattttttggcaacggagcccgatgcctttgtccacgatattgtggataaacaccttgtccttgttcgttttttgataatggagtaccctctatggtggtttgaggacggtattcattagcccaatataatggagtaccctctatggtggtttgagaacggcattcattagcccaatgtctccctctacggcatcgtgggcaaatacccggtattctacttgtttgatacctagttttgttaaaccctcctcctatggggcaattccttttaaaatgtcctgtttgttgacaattgtagcatgttcttggcctggcatctaaagcctgttttactgcagctgccacaatttgcccttgttcattaatgtctctggcatctaaaacctgttttactgcagctgccacaatttgcccttgttcattaatgtctctggcatctaaagcctgttttactgcagctgccacaatttgcccttgttcattaatgtctctggcatctaaagcttgttttactgcagctgccacaatttgcccttgttcattaatgtctctacataatttaatatatgtgtttaaatcttcctgtttccatggtctaatgatatctctacaccaacgattcgcttggtcataagccagttgttttattaatggcattgcttgttctgtattcccaaaaactctggtagctgtttgaataagcctatctacaaattcagcgtaaggttcattagctccttgtattatcttagataattgaccttgtaaacctccaggttcttgtaaagtcttccatgccctaactgcatctacagcaatttgtaaatatacaccaggatcatatgcaagttgttgctgccgatcctcataaggtccctttcctaacaacatatctagatttctctgaggataaccagctgctgcatttcgactagccgtctccttgcaaaattcctcattggcaaccttccataacaggtattgtcctccatttagcacagctttacacaaactagcccaatctgctggcgtcatgcttaagttggtaatggattcgaccaagcttacagtgaagggtgcttgaggaccataggttgttacagcctcttttagctccttcactgatttgaaatttaaaccctggtaagttcgctgccctcctacctcaaatacagggcatacttgagatcctgtctcaggatcccaactatcaactgcgggggttgggagtctcttagcatatggaggtggtgctgttgactggacacttatgccctctggtgatagagtgctgttagtagcagtctctagtagaggtggcgctgttggttgaacacttacgccctctggtgatagaatgctattagtagcagtctcctgtagaggcggtgctgttggttggacacttatgctctctaataaaagggtcttattagcagtctcctgttttaacttttcccctgatagatttttctgctctaaactttcttcctctgtctcactatctcgaaagaccttctcttttacttgaatcttttcctctttctgactagctcgagcttttacttgaatcttttcctctgtctgactaacttgagagacttcctcttctacttgaatcaatatgtcttcttcttcctctacctctgtctgaactgaaggctttggactaagcaaatcagatatgtacgtccacaatgtcaatgtgccaactggcagagtccctgggttgttcttttctattctttttaaatcttcaccatgatggttccattgtgatatatctaacaactcctccttaaaaagccatgggctatattcttgtattacatcaacgtatgccctgactgctcttgattttactgggaagcttccttcctctaacaatttacttaacactctttcggtttgttttttactaattgctgatcccgtatttctactataatacaacccagcaagataacaccaaaccaaaccgagacagaatccaataaagatggaaccacacaaaatcattataacagcctttctatcctcctgacatatgcatccgtcctttctccctatctgttcctcagacgcaaatagtttttcctcagatgtgagtggtttttcttccctcttactcatctccagggacaggaaagttaaaacaaaaacgaagcaaaacaaaagaggagacttagaatggctacccatcctctcgccctgccctcaggggcgagcagtttacttaccctcagttgctccccgtacgggccaccaaatgccgaagtctggcttggcacaaatcaggagccacttgtcaaaaagaaactaactttatttttagaactacaaacgccaaacaaaacagctccagggaaaaaccctcagagcccaactgccaccaccggcttccacaagcctctctctcccacaccagcctcccaacctcccacaatcctcctcctcttgaggctgattggctgggttgcgtgggcagagccaaagaagtcacccaatgagcagctccgtggaggagccaatcagctagatgttgctggggcagctgtgagccaatcatcagctggcagtctgaagggcagggaaacagcccaatgaacatcaccgcagaggagccaatcagctagatgttgctggggcagtctgaagcttgctggcagctggaagtttgctggggcccctttggctgtggctctcaacaaattcCAACGTTCTGTATTattataatgaacaaataaaaagttttttaaaaagaagcagcaCAGTGAAGTGGCTAAAAATACAGACCCTGGGAGCAAGCTGCCAAATTCAAGTCCCTGTTCTCCCACTTAACTATCTTTGTGAATTTGGCAAGAGTTATGCTTTCTATACCtcaatttcttttcctatataATAGGATAATAAGAATAAGTTTCTCCTCCAGCTGGTGTGAGAATTAGGTGAGGTAATATATAAGTTCAGAAAATTTCCAGGCATCTAGTAAGAATGTTCAAAGCATTAGCTGCCACCGCCTCCTTcttcttcatcaccaccatcagtGTTGATCCTCCAGTTATCCTTTCCTAAAACAAGGCTAAATTGCAATACCACTGGtggaaaaacaaaaggcaatATCAAAGAGTTTATTTGCAAAGCTGTACAAAACTCCACAGTGTGCAGGGCAGGGTGTAGCAATTCCCCGGGCCCCTGGACAGGCAGACTGCCCTCCTGCTCCTGTTTGCAGGGGAGGACTGGGAGGGGCTTCTGTTTCCAGCCACGGTACTGGACCTGCAGAACATGAGTTCTGATACTGAATGGCTGTTTCTGCCTTCCActagcaaacattttattttcttgatcacAGTTTGATTCACTGAGAATCCCAAAGCTCCCAGGGTGAGAAGGGCTTCTGCCAGGGTCTGACTATTGAGGTTCcccccaaattcctatgttgaaaccTACCCCCCATGCAATAGTGTTAAGAGGTAGGACCTTCAGGAGGTGATGAGCTCATGAGGGCTTTACCCTCATTTTACCCTTTTGCCATATGAGGACTGAGTGGAGAGCACCTTTGACCAGATGATCTTGGACCTCCCAGACTCTAGAAGTGTGAGCAATAaatctttttcctttataaatgacccagaataaggtattttcttatagcagccTAACACATTAAGGCAACTTCTTTCTTACAATGAATCCTGGGGACCATATTAGAATTTTAGTCCATAGTAAGGAAGattgggtttcttttcttatcaaTTCATTACACTCAATCCACTTGATTGtcctgggaagaaagggagggacagggcaggaaCAACCCACAGGGAGGGTTTAAAACAAGGGAAAAGCAAACCTTTCAATTATTCCAAAGGCCAGCATAATTTAACCAACCTCTCCCAGCAGCACCTCAGATACATGGATGGCAAAATTAAGAGGCACCTGCTATCAGATGGGAGGCGGATAAATTTCTAGAACTTTCCACCAGtcacccaaaaaacaaattcaggaaaaaaagaaccgGAGATTTGTAGTAAACATTTCATTGGTCATGATGATCAAAAGATGGtggttaacacacacacacacacacacacacacacacacccctcattTCTCCTGCTGCTAGGCAGAGTGACATGTCTGCCTTGCACTGCTCTGGCTGGGCTTCTTATCCTGTGGGACCTGCAGCCACGGCTCCTCAGGACTCTGTCCATCATTCACCCTGAACTTCCACTGCCCCTTGTTCTCATCTTCCCTCAACAGGGTGCCTGGAGGCTGCTCTTCCAGGCAGAACCGTGAAAATCGGAGGCCTTGGTCACCTGAGTCTGCAGTGGGTAGTATCGCAATGTCCATGACTTCTTCTCCTTTCCAAActctccttctttcccctctcccaccccatAATTGTTCCCCAGAAACAAACAGGATGGCTTCACTGGTCAATTCTTTACATGTACAAACACCAAAAGGAGAGGAATCGCCCCTgagccccccaccctccccaaaccCAGCGCTGGGAGAGCAGTCGGCGGGGGAGGTTGCTGGAACCAGAGCTGCGGGATTGTACAGCTTTCCTGGAAACTTCTTTGGCCTCTGGGCTTTACCTGGAGGCCTCTTCCTTCAGCTCCTTGTTTTTCCACACCTCTTCCGCATGCTTGtcctgggaagaaagggagggacaggacaggtcacacagtgccgaagtctggcttggcacaaattaggagccacttgtcaaaaagaaactaactttatttttagaactacaaacgccaaacaaaacagctccagggaaaaaccctcagagcccaactgccaccaccggcttccacaagcctctcctcccacacaacctcccaacctcccacaatcctcctgctcttgaggccaattggctgggtcgcgtgggtggagccaaagaagtcccccaatgagcagctccgtggaggagccaatcagctagatgttgctggggctgctgtgagccaatcatcagctggcagtctgaagggcagggaaacagcccaatgaacatcaccgcagaggagccaatcagctagatgttgctggggccactgtgagccaatcatcagctggcaactggaagtttgctggcagctggatcatcagccggcagctggaagtttgctggggcccctttggctgtggctctcaacaacacaGGCTGCCCGGGCCTAAAGgaaggcagaggggtgagagAAGGGCAGCACAGCATGGCTATCAGGAACAGGGGAGTAGTGTCGGCCAAGGTgtcctgggagtggcagaagGTGGCAGGTGAG harbors:
- the LOC144364971 gene encoding uncharacterized protein LOC144364971, translating into MGSHSKSPLLFCFVFVLTFLSLEMSKREEKPLTSEEKLFASEEQIGRKDGCICQEDRKAVIMILCGSIFIGFCLGLVWCYLAGLYYSRNTGSAISKKQTERVLSKLLEEGSFPVKSRAVRAYVDVIQEYSPWLFKEELLDISQWNHHGEDLKRIEKNNPGTLPVGTLTLWTYISDLLSPKPSVQTEVEEEEDILIQVEEEVSQVSQTEEKIQVKARASQKEEKIQVKEKVFRDSETEEESLEQKNLSGEKLKQETANKTLLLESISVQPTAPPLQETATNSILSPEGVSVQPTAPPLLETATNSTLSPEGISVQSTAPPPYAKRLPTPAVDSWDPETGSQVCPVFEVGGQRTYQGLNFKSVKELKEAVTTYGPQAPFTVSLVESITNLSMTPADWASLCKAVLNGGQYLLWKVANEEFCKETASRNAAAGYPQRNLDMLLGKGPYEDRQQQLAYDPGVYLQIAVDAVRAWKTLQEPGGLQGQLSKIIQGANEPYAEFVDRLIQTATRVFGNTEQAMPLIKQLAYDQANRWCRDIIRPWKQEDLNTYIKLCRDINEQGQIVAAAVKQALDARDINEQGQIVAAAVKQALDARDINEQGQIVAAAVKQVLDARDINEQGQIVAAAVKQALDARPRTCYNCQQTGHFKRNCPIGGGFNKTRYQTSRIPGICPRCRRGRHWANECRSQTTIEGTPLYWANEYRPQTTIEGTPLSKNEQGQGVYPQYRGQRHRAPLPKNGQGAPMLRGPKPQIYGALEEPSNPIKVVPSTSDPSSDKPEGAQGWTSAPPPNQY